Below is a window of candidate division WOR-3 bacterium DNA.
GCAAACTCGGGCAGGGGGGTGGCAAAACCGCAAAGGCCGGACCGGATTCAACCACCAAGACACCAGGTCACCAAGGACCCAAGCTCTCGATCCCCCGATACAGCCGGCCTGAACCCAGAGCTTGCCCGCCAGTGACGCCAGGGACACCCGGGCTCCGGCGTGCCTCCCTTTCTCCCGAGGCTGCCTGCAAACAACAGGCGGCCAGTCGAAAGAGAGTCTGCCCGCGAAGGGCGGGCAGACTTGGTTCGACGGGTTCTCTGGTCTAGTCGACCCGCACCAGCTTTCGGCTGGTACTGCTTCCCCCGCTTTCCAACGTGCAGAAGTAGATGCCGGCGGCAGCGTCGCGTGCATCCCAGGTCGCCGTGTAGCGCCCGGCCGGACGGGACCCGGAGGCGAGCGTCTGGACCGGACGTCCAGTGGCGTCGTACACGACCAGCGACATGTCGCCGGACCGCGGCAGAGCATAGGACATCGCTGTTCGACCCCTCACCGGGTTCGGTCCGGCCGTGATTTCCATCCGGGCCGGAGGCGTGGAGATCGGTGCTTCGGCGACGGCATCGGGGTTCTCCCATTTCTGCACCACGACGGGGTTGTTGGTAGCCGCACCCTCGGCGTTCTGCACGAAATACCCGGCAACCTGGTCGATGAGGTACTCGACCATGACCGTATCGCCGATGGGGTTCAGGATTGACGGGAACCTGTAGGTTACGTCTCCGCCATCCGTGATCCTGGTCCCGGCGGCCCACGTCACACCATTGTCGGTCGAGTATGAGTACCAGATGTCGGCCCGGAGGCGATTCGTGGTCGGCTCGACGTTGACCCCGCTGAACTCCTCCCAGGCGACGAACAGGTTGCCGCGGTCGTCCTGGCCAAGGCTCGGACGACAGCAGGCAACGGAGTTGTTCGGAATGTTCCCGAGCCACGAGTCCGGTGATGCGACGTGAATCAGGTTCCAGGTATCGGGATTGGCCGTGCACCAGTGCCAGATCTGTCCGGGTATGACCCAGTTGGTGTCGCGGACATACGGACTGACGTTGCCGACAATGTGGAGGTTGTCGGACCGGTCGTAGAACGGGAAGAGCGAGCTGACGCTGTAGGAAGGCAGGGTCTCCGACCCCGGGTTGAAGGCCGGCGGGAACCCGATGTCCACCGGCACGTCCCAGTTGTCGCCGCCGTCCCGTGTTTCGCAATAGAATCCCGGTTCCTGCATGTAGCCGCTGGCCGGGACTGCGACCCAGGTAATGCAGGCCTTGTTCGACCCGACGACCTTTGATGCCGCGATGTTGTGGGAGGGGAACAGCGGCTCGGGTTGGGGCGGGGCACGCTGACCCTTGATTCCCATGTCGGCCACGTCGCCATCCGGGTCCGGTAGAGATTGTCCCGGTTCACATTGTCAATGATCGCGAACTGGTAGCTGCCGTTCAGGTTCGCGCCGATGCAGACCCAGACGTTCTGGTCCAGCGTCGGTTCGCCGGGCGCGTAATCGAAGATGCCCGCCCCCACGTCTGCGTCGTGGGCGAGTATCGGCGCGATGTTGGAACCGGAGACGGTATGGTGCGCGGAGATGACCGCATTCCCGGCCGTGTCAACTTCAAGACAGCCGTATCCCGTGCGCATGGAGAACACGCCGACGCCTGACAACATGAAGTCCGTATCGAGCCAGTTCCACACGCCGCTGCCGTAGTCAAAGAAGTTGTACCGGATGTTGCGGTTCGGGAAGTTCGTATCCGCGTCCGGGGCATACATGAACGAAGCGTGGACACCCCTGCCCGGAGTCTGCATCAGCGTCCGGTACGCGGGACCGTTCGCCTGGTAGTCATACGTCGTTCCGCCGATGGTGTCAACCACGCCGAGTGTGAACCGGGCCTCACGGCTCGGTCCCAGCGCTGCGGACGGACCCGACTGACCGGCCCCGCCGTCACCCGGAAGCGAGGTCACAGCCTGCAGGGAAACGCCGGGCGCGACTACCGTACCGGGGCGGGTCGCACCCGCGGCCAGTGCCAGAATCGGCACCAGCAGGACCAAGCATACTACGCTACGCACATCGGCCTCCTTCTGTATGGTGAGTCAGCATCACCGGCGGCCCTATGCCTCGCGGCTGCTGAGCTCTTCCGCAGAGCCCTGCGGCCAGGTTCAGTCCTCGACAACCAACTTCTGTGTCGTGCTGAAGTCCCCGTTCGCAAGCCTCACCATATATACCCCGGCCTTGGAAACCGGTATGGAGCCGGCGCCGTTGGCCACAGGCCGCCTCACGACAACCCGGCCCATGGCATCAAATACGGTGACGGCCGCGTCTGCGTCGGCGTGGAACGAGATACCGTGCCGGGATGGATTGGACAGGACGCGGATTCCGGCCCATGCCCTAGCCGGGCCTCTCCCCTCGGCCAGGGACGGAAGCCAGGGAAATCCGCCATCATAGGTTCGAAGAATCGTGCCGTTCACGCCGACCGCATAGCCGGTGTCGGCGCCGTTGGGAAAGCAGACGCCGTGGATGTCGGCGGTGACTTTCGTAGCCGTCCCATAGAAAACGGTGTCGCTGTAAGACCTGTCGATGCGTCCACCGACGCCGCAGACATACGCGACTTCCGCAGTGGGCACGTCGACCCCATACCAGGCGGTGATGGGAAGGCACCGCACACTGTCCCACGGGGTCGCGCCTCCATCATCCGTGCACCGAATGACACCGCCAGTCGAGTCATTGCCGATGAGATAGCCCTTGTTCGGATCGGCACGCGAGAAAGCTGCGGCCACAATGTCCGCTGTCGTCTGGGGATCCTGAGCTGTACCTGAGGTGCCATAGACCATACCCTCTTTGCCGACAGCCACGCCGATGTTGTCAGTCACCATGCCACAACTGATGGACCAACTCATCGGACCGCCCACGCTTACTTCGAACCAGTTGCTCCCGCCGTCAGTGCTCTTGATGACCTTGCCGGCCTGGTGGCGGGGGTAGACGCCGATGTAGCCTGTCTGGCCGTTGTCCGGGAACGAGACGTAGTTCAATACGTCGGTGCCCGGAATCGTCATATTCCACCAGGTGGCTCCGCCGTCAGTGGTCCTGATTCCCGCTCCCGCGATGCCGACGGCATAGCCGTTGTCGTCGCTGGTGAAATAGACTGAGTTGAGTCCGTTCACGATGGGCGCAAACTGCTGGGTCCAGGTTCCGCCGCCATCCGTGGTCTTCAGGATGGCAGCGCCGCCGGCCTGGTCAGTCCCAACCGCGTAGCCAACCAGCGTACCCTCGGGAAAGTGAACCGACATCAGTTCGGCCGCTGTACCCGAGTTGAGTTGATGCCAATCGGCCGAGGCCGTAGAGACCAACAAACACAGACCTGCCGTCACCGCTGCACTGAGACGAAGTCCGAAACTCATCCTTCCTCCTCTACCTGTCATGATATCCAAACCGGCATTGCGGAACACCACCCCTCCCTTCTACTCCCTCCCCCTTGAGGGGGAGGGAGGGGTGAGGGTGAAACTGAGACATTGCCGACGCTAAACTCCCTAGTGTTCTACCACCAGCTTCTGCGTCATGCTGCAGCCCTCGGTCGTGAGCCGGACCATGTACACACCTGCCTTGGACAACGGCAGGAAGTTCAGACCTCTCGTCAAGGCCCTGCTCGCAACCGCTCTGCCCACAGCATCAAACACCACGACATCAACATCGACATCCGCGTGTAATGTGATCCCGTACCGGGACGGGTTGGAGACGATGCGGATTCCTGACCAATCGGCTGCAGGGGTTTCTGTCTCAGCTATCGCGCCGTAGTCGCCGCCGTTGTAAGTTCTCAGAATCACCCCATGGGCCCCAACCACGAATCCTGTGTCCGCGCCATTAGGGAAGCACAAGTCGTACAGAGTAGCAGTGACTCCCGAAGGTACGTCTGTCCTCTCGACATGAGTGGGACTGCGCGTCTTGCCGATGTACCCATCGGTGCCGCAGAAGTAAGCGATGTTGGAGGCGGGGATGTCGACTCCGTAGAGGGCTGTGACCACTGGGTTTGTCACAGTCACGCTGTCCCACAGTTCTGCGCCGCCGTCATCCGTGTACCGAATGATCCCTTGCGTTGAGTCATTCCCGATGAGATAGCCCTTGTTCTTATCAGCGGCAGAGAACGCCACGGCAATCAGGTCCGCTGTCGTCTGGGGACCCTGAATGGCGCCGGTGCCAAATCCATCCGTTGTCCCGTAGACGAAACCGTTGCTGCCCACGGCCACGCCGATGAGATCGGTAGCCATCCCGACACTGATGGACGTGTCAGTTGGAGAGCCCACGGCAATCGAAGCCCAGGTGTCTCCACCATCTGTAGTTCTGAGCACCTTGCCGCCGCCGGCTACGGGATGCACGCCGATGTAGCCGATCTGACTATTCTGGGGAAACTGCACGTAGTTGAACATGTCCGTATCGGTAACGGCCATCGTGGTCCATTCTGCTCCGCCTTGGCCAGACCGAATCACCGTTCCCCCCGCGCCGACGGCGAACCCGTTCGAGTCGTTCAAGAAGTAGACCGCGTGCAACAGCTTGTCGGTACCTGGTGACCCCATACTCCAGGTCGTGCCGCCGTCAGTGGTCTTCAGAATAGTGCCTGAATCGCCGACCACGTAACCTACCTGCGTACCCTGAGGAAAATGAACCGAATACAAATCAGCCGTTGTTCCTGATGTCAGTTGTTCCCACCCGGCCAGGGCTATCGAGACCGACAACACCAGGCCAGCCATCACTGCAGAAACGCGCCGAAAGCCGCTATTCATCCTTTCTCCTTTGCCTACGACTTGGCGGAAACCGGACTACCTGCTACCTCCTTACCCCGACCTGCCCCGCACGCCAGTGTAATCCTCCACCAGTCTCTTGTCAAGCCCGAGTCGCGTCGGCCGTATGGGCGAATGCCGCCCGGATGGTCATTCCCCATCCGGCCCGGCACGGACAGAGGGAAATCGAGCCGCCTGTTGCGGTTGGCGGCAGCCGGTGGTCTAGAATCCGACCGTGAATCCGAGCCGGGCGCGGCGGGGCGGTCCGAAGTTGTTTACCCAGTCGATCTTGGCCTTGTGATACGCGACCACGCGGTTGTACTCCGCGAACTGGGCTTCGTCGGCCGACACGTACCCGTCGTGATTCGGGTCGCGTCCCGGGTCGTAGTTGCGGTTGCCGAACCACTGCGGCGTGACGCTGGTGTCGTTGCGCACGAACTCGAAGTCGAAGTAGTAGAACTGCTCGCCGTCGGACACCGGCGAGCCGGTCTCGGGATAGACGTACAGCACGTCCCGGATGTCGAGCAGGTTCAGCACCTCGGCCACCAGGTCAATCCGCACGCGGCCCAGCTTGACCGGTTTCGTGAGGACGGCGTCGATGTTCGACCGCCACGGCCCGGTGTACGTATTCCACGTTGCCGGGTCGCCCTTGCCGCCGGGCGGCGAGTACGGGAACCCGTTACCCGCGTACCCGAGCAGATGACAGCCGAGGCTGTCGAGCACTGCATCGAGCCACTTCGTGCCGGTTGCTTTTTCCGGCACGGTTGCATCCGCCTGCACGAAGAACCGGTTCCGCTGGTCGAAGTCGAGGGTGTATTCAACCGCGGGCACGGTCTCGCCACGCTGGATGAACTCGTAGTACGCCTCGTTCGCATAGGAACTCGTGCCCCGCGCGAATGCGAGTGTGTACGACAGCTTGGCGTTGAACCATCTCCTCCGCAGTTCGATGATGAACTCCACGCCGGTCAGCTTGGCGTAATCGATGTTGAAGTAGGTCACGTAGGCCTGCGGCAGAGAGGGCACCACGCGCGTGCCGACGAGGTCGAACACGTCCTTGCGCCAGAGGTTTGCGGTCAGGAGCAGGTCCTTTGTTACCTCGCCCTGCAGGCCGAGTTCGTAGGCCTGGGTTCGCTCCGGCTTGAGGTCCGGATTGCCGACCACGAGCAGGGAATCCCGGTAGAAGGTCGAGCGGAAGAGCATCGGGTGTACAGTGTTGTCGTAGAGGGCCGAGAAGAGCGGAAACTGGAGGTAGTAGCCGTAGTTGGCCCGAGCAAAGAGCCAGTCGGTCATACGGAACGACGCGCCGAGTCTTGGCGACAGACCGCTCTTGGGCGCCGCCGGCCTACGGGTGGCATGCGAGTCCGGGTCGAGCATGTCGTCCTTGTACGTAGCGTTGGGCCGGAAATGGTCGAAGCGTAACCCGATGTCGGCATACAGACCCTCGTGCTCGACCTTGTCCTGCACGTAGGCGCCCACTTCGACCGGCCTGAACTCGTAGTTGTCAATGAACCGGCCGTTCGACTTGGGCCAGCGAAACCAGCGGCTCGATACGTCATACAGCTCAGCTTCGGCACCGGCAGTCAGCTGGTGGTTCGCGGTCAGCTGCGTTGTGGCAAACAGCTTCGAATCCCAGGCCTCGGTCGCGGTGCGGCGGTACTGGTCATAGGTGCCATCGGTGTAGAAGTACCAATACCGGTTCCACTTGACTCGCCACGGGTTCCGCGCATCAATCACCGGCAAGCCGTACTCGCTCGTGTCGCGGAACTGGAAGTCCTTCCAGATGTTCACCGGCCCCGGCTCCCTCACCCCGATCGTCTTGTCGGTGTAGAAACGGGAGACTTGAATCTTGCCGAGGAACCGCTCTTCGGGAAGCCAGCTCAG
It encodes the following:
- a CDS encoding T9SS type A sorting domain-containing protein: MADMGIKGQRAPPQPEPLFPSHNIAASKVVGSNKACITWVAVPASGYMQEPGFYCETRDGGDNWDVPVDIGFPPAFNPGSETLPSYSVSSLFPFYDRSDNLHIVGNVSPYVRDTNWVIPGQIWHWCTANPDTWNLIHVASPDSWLGNIPNNSVACCRPSLGQDDRGNLFVAWEEFSGVNVEPTTNRLRADIWYSYSTDNGVTWAAGTRITDGGDVTYRFPSILNPIGDTVMVEYLIDQVAGYFVQNAEGAATNNPVVVQKWENPDAVAEAPISTPPARMEITAGPNPVRGRTAMSYALPRSGDMSLVVYDATGRPVQTLASGSRPAGRYTATWDARDAAAGIYFCTLESGGSSTSRKLVRVD
- a CDS encoding T9SS type A sorting domain-containing protein — protein: MFRNAGLDIMTGRGGRMSFGLRLSAAVTAGLCLLVSTASADWHQLNSGTAAELMSVHFPEGTLVGYAVGTDQAGGAAILKTTDGGGTWTQQFAPIVNGLNSVYFTSDDNGYAVGIAGAGIRTTDGGATWWNMTIPGTDVLNYVSFPDNGQTGYIGVYPRHQAGKVIKSTDGGSNWFEVSVGGPMSWSISCGMVTDNIGVAVGKEGMVYGTSGTAQDPQTTADIVAAAFSRADPNKGYLIGNDSTGGVIRCTDDGGATPWDSVRCLPITAWYGVDVPTAEVAYVCGVGGRIDRSYSDTVFYGTATKVTADIHGVCFPNGADTGYAVGVNGTILRTYDGGFPWLPSLAEGRGPARAWAGIRVLSNPSRHGISFHADADAAVTVFDAMGRVVVRRPVANGAGSIPVSKAGVYMVRLANGDFSTTQKLVVED
- a CDS encoding T9SS type A sorting domain-containing protein is translated as MNSGFRRVSAVMAGLVLSVSIALAGWEQLTSGTTADLYSVHFPQGTQVGYVVGDSGTILKTTDGGTTWSMGSPGTDKLLHAVYFLNDSNGFAVGAGGTVIRSGQGGAEWTTMAVTDTDMFNYVQFPQNSQIGYIGVHPVAGGGKVLRTTDGGDTWASIAVGSPTDTSISVGMATDLIGVAVGSNGFVYGTTDGFGTGAIQGPQTTADLIAVAFSAADKNKGYLIGNDSTQGIIRYTDDGGAELWDSVTVTNPVVTALYGVDIPASNIAYFCGTDGYIGKTRSPTHVERTDVPSGVTATLYDLCFPNGADTGFVVGAHGVILRTYNGGDYGAIAETETPAADWSGIRIVSNPSRYGITLHADVDVDVVVFDAVGRAVASRALTRGLNFLPLSKAGVYMVRLTTEGCSMTQKLVVEH